One window of Brevibacillus choshinensis genomic DNA carries:
- a CDS encoding CcdC family protein → MQILSSTALGILVPLIMATLVIFVRMRRQKKPVSAKSIILPPFFMATGFAMFFLPEAATPPMYDFTAFLVGIVFSIPLILTSRFEIVGQDVYLKRSKAFFIILMGLLVIRLIMKVLINDSFTPIQTGGLFFLLAFGMLVPWRIAMLYMYRQLTKKTFGT, encoded by the coding sequence ATGCAAATACTGTCATCAACGGCGCTAGGCATACTAGTACCTCTCATCATGGCTACACTGGTGATCTTCGTACGGATGCGCCGGCAGAAAAAACCCGTGTCCGCCAAGAGCATCATTTTACCACCGTTTTTCATGGCAACCGGCTTTGCGATGTTCTTCTTGCCGGAAGCAGCAACACCTCCGATGTACGATTTTACTGCGTTTCTCGTCGGAATCGTGTTTTCCATCCCGCTGATCCTGACTTCCCGATTTGAAATTGTCGGTCAGGATGTGTACCTGAAGCGCTCCAAAGCCTTTTTCATCATCTTAATGGGACTCTTGGTCATTCGCCTGATCATGAAAGTACTCATCAACGATTCGTTTACACCGATCCAAACAGGAGGGTTGTTCTTCCTTCTCGCTTTCGGTATGCTGGTTCCTTGGCGAATCGCGATGCTGTACATGTACCGTCAGCTAACCAAGAAAACATTTGGGACCTAA
- a CDS encoding MFS transporter: MLWRNRTFLLLMTGEVVAGAGMWISIIANLQFMQSLIPSDTVKALILMSGLVVSILLSPKAGVIIDMYDKGKIMMLASLIRCLSPVFMFPALANDSIPWMIVSLIVMQCSAAFYFPTVQASLPAILSKDELLKANSVYLNISTLSRIGGTAIGGVLVVSMELSMLYVCSIVAYAVLAFVTLFLRIPQITTRRMKEKVEFREVLTISRKDPALFVGLINNGLVTLFLGGVNLMILNFSEIQNEPQLMGWIYMAEGLSILVGGLLAKRWIGGRNLVASSTIMLVFFGISQYGMSFAADKWMVLASFAVFGFVVAFFFPVTATIFQKRLPEHQQGRFFSFKSMLDRSFFLIALGVTGVCLDLLGVTGYLLCIGTLTMLFGIFTYLYSKKHKLDVRANDEAAA, from the coding sequence ATGTTGTGGCGCAACCGAACTTTTCTTCTGTTAATGACGGGTGAGGTAGTCGCAGGCGCGGGTATGTGGATTTCCATCATTGCCAATCTACAGTTCATGCAGAGCTTGATCCCTTCCGATACAGTCAAAGCTCTCATCCTGATGAGCGGACTCGTGGTCAGCATTCTCCTCTCCCCCAAAGCTGGCGTGATCATCGACATGTACGACAAAGGAAAGATCATGATGCTTGCCAGCCTAATCCGCTGCCTTAGTCCCGTCTTCATGTTTCCAGCACTCGCGAACGATTCCATTCCATGGATGATCGTCTCTCTCATCGTGATGCAGTGCTCCGCTGCTTTTTACTTCCCTACCGTGCAAGCATCTCTGCCTGCCATCTTGTCAAAAGACGAATTATTGAAGGCCAACAGTGTGTACCTGAATATTTCTACGCTATCCCGCATTGGTGGAACAGCCATTGGGGGAGTATTGGTTGTCTCGATGGAACTGTCTATGCTCTATGTTTGTTCGATCGTCGCTTATGCAGTCCTGGCTTTCGTCACATTGTTTTTACGCATTCCGCAAATTACTACACGCAGAATGAAGGAAAAAGTGGAATTTCGTGAAGTGTTGACCATTTCCAGAAAAGACCCCGCCCTCTTTGTCGGCTTAATTAATAACGGGCTCGTTACACTCTTTCTCGGCGGCGTCAACTTGATGATTTTAAACTTTAGCGAAATTCAAAATGAACCTCAGCTCATGGGCTGGATCTACATGGCGGAAGGATTGAGCATCTTAGTCGGAGGACTGCTGGCGAAGCGTTGGATAGGTGGTAGAAACCTGGTGGCTTCCTCGACCATTATGCTCGTATTTTTTGGCATTTCGCAATACGGCATGTCTTTTGCCGCCGATAAATGGATGGTTCTTGCTTCCTTTGCCGTTTTTGGCTTTGTCGTAGCTTTCTTTTTCCCTGTGACTGCCACCATTTTTCAAAAGCGACTTCCTGAGCATCAACAAGGACGATTCTTTTCGTTTAAAAGCATGCTGGACCGCAGCTTTTTCCTGATTGCTCTCGGTGTCACTGGCGTCTGTCTGGATCTTTTGGGGGTAACCGGTTACTTGCTCTGCATCGGCACACTCACCATGCTGTTTGGGATCTTCACCTACTTGTACAGCAAAAAGCACAAGCTAGACGTCCGCGCCAATGATGAAGCGGCTGCCTAA
- a CDS encoding DUF309 domain-containing protein produces MYPQPYLDYLVQFHVERDYFECHEILEEYWKSSPPEQRKAVWVGLIQIAVALYHQRRGNQNGAIKMLTSAIRLLEQHREDVQQLGLDSAALHLLLTKRLEEISTGIAYRSLCLPIREEALQRAYEHACALRNAPVSRESDLNDHYLMNKHTLRDRTDVFAERQRQIDLREQRRKASEK; encoded by the coding sequence ATGTACCCCCAACCATATCTAGATTATTTGGTTCAATTTCACGTTGAGCGTGACTATTTTGAATGCCATGAAATCCTGGAGGAATATTGGAAGAGCTCTCCTCCTGAACAACGCAAAGCCGTCTGGGTCGGACTTATCCAGATTGCCGTAGCCCTTTACCATCAGCGCCGAGGAAATCAAAACGGAGCCATCAAAATGCTTACGAGTGCGATCCGACTCCTCGAGCAGCACCGTGAGGACGTACAGCAGCTTGGCCTTGACAGTGCTGCCTTACATCTTTTGCTCACAAAGCGTTTGGAGGAAATCAGTACGGGCATCGCCTACCGTAGTCTGTGCCTGCCTATTCGTGAGGAAGCCCTACAAAGAGCTTATGAACATGCTTGTGCATTGCGGAATGCACCTGTCAGCCGCGAAAGTGATTTGAATGATCATTACTTGATGAACAAACATACATTGCGCGATCGCACTGACGTATTTGCCGAACGGCAACGCCAGATCGACCTGCGCGAGCAACGTAGAAAAGCCTCCGAGAAGTAA
- a CDS encoding CPBP family intramembrane glutamic endopeptidase codes for MTYKRSLLLLIGYGFGATLSVFYGLVEKQSLFVTFVCFHVVVCLCIPLLHGWWEGTLRQSWLLAWGKIERRGTIFGFMFGILIFAGAITGFWLLLQTDGRADTIRRILESWDLNRRWIWWFSLYLVVLNSLLEELFWRGFVLQRFKSAISRPVAVILTSFFYSLYHLVVSTVLFGLKWGVLITLLVFLVGIVWGWMKGKFPSVYPTWFSHMLADLGLVVPILWWIF; via the coding sequence ATGACGTATAAACGCTCGTTGCTTTTGTTGATCGGATACGGATTTGGCGCCACTTTGTCGGTTTTTTACGGCTTAGTGGAAAAACAAAGTCTGTTTGTTACCTTTGTTTGTTTCCATGTTGTCGTGTGTCTCTGTATTCCTCTGCTCCACGGGTGGTGGGAAGGCACTCTTCGCCAAAGCTGGTTACTCGCGTGGGGGAAGATAGAGCGCAGAGGGACAATTTTTGGATTCATGTTTGGGATCCTTATTTTTGCCGGGGCGATCACAGGTTTTTGGTTGCTGTTGCAAACCGATGGAAGGGCAGATACGATTCGCCGGATACTGGAGTCGTGGGATCTCAACCGTCGCTGGATCTGGTGGTTTTCTCTTTACCTTGTCGTGCTCAATTCCTTACTGGAAGAGCTGTTCTGGCGTGGGTTTGTCCTACAACGCTTCAAGTCGGCCATCTCCAGGCCAGTTGCAGTCATTTTGACGAGCTTCTTTTATTCGTTGTACCATCTCGTTGTGTCAACGGTTCTATTTGGTTTGAAATGGGGGGTCTTGATCACCTTGCTTGTGTTCCTTGTTGGGATCGTGTGGGGATGGATGAAGGGGAAATTTCCCTCTGTTTATCCTACCTGGTTCAGCCATATGCTGGCGGATCTGGGGCTTGTGGTGCCCATCCTTTGGTGGATATTTTAA
- a CDS encoding M20 metallopeptidase family protein, producing MQALTLVSKELGEWAVRHRRHLHQYPELSGEEHQTHAYIKRQLEEMGMDILAFEAPSVVGFLRGTTGENTIALRADIDALPVLEEGDKPYQSKIPGISHACGHDGHTAVLLAAAKWLSEHRDEVKPNVLFLFQSSEERDPSGASALIQQGVLDQVDAIFGIHLWQPLEKGQIGVCHGSMMAACDEFTITIEGKGGHGAMPQETIDPIYIASQIVGGIQSVVSRSLNPLQPAVVTVGKVEGGSTYNIIPNEALMLGTTRSLTEETRQRIHTHMQRIVEGVSASYGATGRMEYRWGPPPLVNDKVQSRYVEQVVKDSFGESVYAVDLAPTMAAEDFAYYLERCPGAFIFVGMGGEASAYPHHHPQFDIDEDSIPIAIELFVQLVLRYARQAG from the coding sequence ATGCAAGCGTTGACATTGGTTTCCAAAGAATTAGGCGAATGGGCCGTGCGACATCGTCGCCATTTGCATCAATATCCGGAATTGTCTGGCGAAGAGCATCAGACGCATGCGTATATCAAGCGTCAGCTAGAAGAGATGGGAATGGACATTTTAGCATTTGAAGCGCCGAGTGTCGTAGGGTTTCTGAGAGGAACGACAGGGGAAAACACGATCGCCCTGCGTGCGGACATCGACGCTCTGCCTGTTTTGGAAGAAGGAGATAAACCTTATCAATCCAAAATTCCCGGCATTTCTCATGCATGTGGCCACGATGGGCACACCGCTGTCTTACTTGCGGCGGCAAAATGGCTGTCAGAGCATCGCGACGAAGTGAAGCCGAACGTCCTTTTCCTTTTCCAATCTTCGGAGGAACGTGATCCGAGCGGTGCATCTGCTCTCATCCAACAGGGTGTACTCGATCAAGTCGATGCGATTTTTGGCATTCATCTCTGGCAGCCCTTGGAAAAAGGACAAATCGGTGTCTGCCATGGCTCGATGATGGCGGCTTGCGATGAATTTACGATTACCATCGAGGGAAAAGGTGGCCATGGTGCCATGCCACAGGAAACCATCGACCCCATCTACATCGCCAGTCAGATCGTCGGTGGAATCCAGTCCGTCGTCAGTCGCTCGCTCAATCCGCTGCAGCCTGCGGTAGTAACTGTCGGAAAGGTCGAGGGTGGCAGTACGTACAATATCATTCCCAACGAAGCCTTGATGCTAGGCACTACTCGTAGTCTGACAGAGGAGACGCGACAACGAATTCACACTCACATGCAGAGAATTGTAGAGGGTGTCTCTGCGAGCTACGGGGCTACGGGTCGCATGGAGTACAGGTGGGGTCCGCCACCACTGGTGAATGACAAGGTTCAGAGTCGCTATGTCGAACAGGTGGTAAAGGATTCGTTTGGAGAGTCAGTCTACGCGGTTGACCTCGCGCCTACGATGGCTGCGGAAGATTTCGCCTATTATTTAGAGCGCTGTCCCGGTGCATTTATTTTCGTCGGAATGGGCGGCGAGGCAAGTGCATACCCTCACCATCACCCCCAATTTGATATTGATGAAGATTCCATTCCGATCGCCATTGAACTGTTTGTCCAGCTTGTCCTGCGATATGCCCGTCAAGCTGGTTGA
- a CDS encoding YjzC family protein, which translates to MGEHSRFREGEKSPKNAVYMEIGESGASVQNPMIIELERGEKFPATRNKNRVWTQK; encoded by the coding sequence GTGGGAGAACACAGTCGTTTTCGTGAAGGTGAAAAATCACCTAAAAACGCTGTCTACATGGAAATCGGTGAATCAGGAGCCAGTGTCCAAAACCCAATGATCATTGAATTGGAACGTGGCGAGAAATTTCCAGCGACCCGAAACAAGAATCGGGTATGGACTCAAAAGTAA
- a CDS encoding RNA 2'-phosphotransferase: MLASHEQVRLRKRLLSILRQNSEQIQLYYDTYGYTPVEPLLAYLRTLKGCETITRSDLWEIVENDPGHFFEWDEGALIRTTHGFMPVKTKGRLAEVAPPEVLYYGTHRKLIRQVMAGGLLPIASEYIQLALAVDAIGIPHDTLSLVVVQAQEAYSAGVRFYKVCSPYSLTDPFFFSGVISPEYLELI, encoded by the coding sequence ATGCTAGCGAGCCATGAACAAGTCCGTTTACGCAAGCGATTGCTCAGCATCTTGAGGCAAAACAGCGAGCAGATCCAGCTCTATTACGATACATACGGTTACACGCCGGTGGAGCCCTTGCTTGCCTATTTGCGGACGTTAAAAGGCTGTGAGACGATCACGCGATCAGATCTATGGGAGATCGTGGAAAATGATCCAGGCCACTTTTTTGAATGGGACGAAGGGGCGCTAATTCGGACGACACATGGATTCATGCCTGTGAAGACAAAAGGGAGGCTGGCGGAAGTCGCACCTCCTGAGGTCTTGTATTACGGAACCCATCGCAAGCTGATTCGTCAGGTCATGGCAGGTGGCTTGCTGCCGATAGCCAGTGAGTACATTCAACTAGCTCTCGCCGTAGATGCAATTGGGATACCGCATGACACGTTATCACTGGTAGTGGTCCAAGCTCAGGAGGCCTATTCAGCCGGGGTGCGCTTTTATAAGGTCTGTTCTCCGTACTCGCTGACAGATCCCTTTTTCTTTTCTGGAGTGATTTCTCCAGAGTATCTAGAGTTGATTTGA
- a CDS encoding CapA family protein, with amino-acid sequence MSRTNQTRSRRHRAKNKWKRIGQRTILFSLIAIVAAGMYVLVDRLSNNAEGNPSLPDTAPLTEGTGTEPAIEPTISLSFVGDVMMSGNVEKMVLEKGYDYPFMHVRSLFQTDDYTIANLETPITERGTPADNKAFVYKSSPHAVPAMKEAGIDAVNLANNHTMDQGVDGLLDTLQALENHQVEYVGAGRDEARAYAPIYVEKNGIRMAIFGFSRVIPEYSWYAGKNKPGLAATYDHTLAVQAIQKARSEADLVVVIAHWGKEKVDFPVDHQTMLAHTFIDAGVDLIVGGHPHVLQGFEKYKNKWIAYSLGNFIFTRAVEPKTWESMVLQATCTKKGNCELTMVPYHAELGQAVPMNESDGALLIERIQSISQQVNIHPNGRVE; translated from the coding sequence ATGAGCCGTACCAATCAAACGAGATCAAGACGCCACAGAGCGAAAAACAAATGGAAACGCATCGGGCAGCGTACCATCCTCTTTAGTCTTATCGCCATCGTTGCAGCCGGGATGTATGTGCTGGTCGACCGTTTATCTAATAATGCAGAGGGAAATCCCTCCCTCCCCGACACCGCCCCTCTCACAGAAGGTACGGGGACAGAGCCAGCTATAGAACCCACCATTTCCTTGAGCTTTGTTGGCGACGTCATGATGTCAGGTAATGTAGAAAAAATGGTGCTTGAAAAAGGTTACGACTATCCGTTCATGCACGTCCGATCGCTTTTTCAGACCGATGATTACACCATCGCCAACCTGGAAACGCCGATCACAGAGAGAGGGACACCTGCTGACAACAAAGCCTTTGTGTACAAGTCCTCTCCCCATGCCGTACCCGCGATGAAGGAAGCTGGCATAGATGCAGTAAATCTGGCTAACAACCATACAATGGATCAAGGAGTAGACGGATTATTGGACACGCTACAGGCGCTTGAGAATCACCAGGTAGAGTATGTCGGAGCTGGTCGGGATGAAGCCAGAGCATATGCACCCATCTACGTTGAAAAAAACGGCATCCGAATGGCCATCTTCGGCTTTAGCCGTGTCATTCCCGAATACAGCTGGTACGCAGGCAAAAATAAACCGGGACTCGCTGCGACCTACGACCACACTCTTGCTGTTCAAGCGATCCAAAAAGCTCGCTCAGAAGCTGATCTTGTCGTGGTCATTGCACACTGGGGCAAAGAAAAAGTGGATTTCCCTGTCGATCATCAGACGATGCTCGCACACACTTTTATTGATGCTGGTGTGGATCTGATTGTAGGCGGACACCCGCACGTCCTGCAAGGTTTTGAAAAGTATAAGAATAAATGGATTGCGTACAGTCTCGGAAACTTCATCTTCACTCGCGCAGTCGAGCCAAAGACGTGGGAAAGCATGGTTCTCCAAGCCACCTGTACCAAAAAAGGGAATTGTGAGCTAACGATGGTCCCTTATCACGCTGAACTAGGACAGGCCGTGCCCATGAATGAATCGGACGGAGCTCTTTTGATCGAACGAATCCAATCCATTTCCCAGCAAGTGAACATTCACCCGAATGGTCGTGTAGAATGA
- a CDS encoding VOC family protein, translating into MSLSLDHIVHFLHRTPVEATEQFRQKGYHAVAGGRHTMWGTWNSLSYFGLSYVEFLAVEQTELAKQSENPLIHQLVEEQSSGEGLGQIALRTQQMDQWATELREKGLHVTGPVAGSRTREDGTVIRWRMLFLEDPSGGQMPPFLIEWQESDDERVKDLTNRGMIADHPNGADGIQAVGYAVAELEEAAKQWERWFGWESSDLFIDEQMGARCRSFKVPGGDIVLCQPIGEGIAQEALRTRGERPFFVRVSGRNEKGADTVFGGLYLSGL; encoded by the coding sequence TTGAGCTTGTCTTTGGACCATATCGTTCATTTTTTGCATCGCACTCCGGTGGAAGCGACGGAACAATTTAGACAAAAAGGTTATCATGCTGTAGCGGGCGGCAGACATACGATGTGGGGCACTTGGAATAGCCTGAGCTACTTTGGGCTCTCCTATGTAGAGTTTTTGGCGGTCGAGCAGACAGAACTCGCGAAACAGTCAGAAAACCCGCTCATTCATCAGCTCGTGGAGGAACAAAGTAGTGGCGAGGGCTTGGGCCAGATCGCCTTGCGTACGCAACAGATGGATCAGTGGGCAACAGAGCTGCGTGAAAAAGGCTTGCACGTGACGGGTCCCGTTGCTGGAAGCCGGACGCGTGAAGATGGTACAGTCATTCGCTGGAGAATGCTCTTTTTGGAAGATCCAAGTGGGGGGCAGATGCCTCCGTTTCTCATCGAGTGGCAAGAATCTGATGATGAGCGTGTGAAAGACCTGACAAATCGGGGAATGATCGCGGACCATCCGAATGGTGCTGATGGCATCCAAGCAGTCGGATATGCAGTAGCAGAACTGGAAGAAGCAGCCAAGCAATGGGAGCGCTGGTTTGGCTGGGAGAGTAGTGATCTTTTTATCGATGAACAAATGGGTGCACGTTGTCGGTCATTTAAGGTGCCTGGCGGTGACATCGTCCTCTGCCAACCGATTGGAGAAGGAATAGCTCAGGAAGCGTTGAGAACGAGAGGGGAACGGCCGTTTTTCGTGCGAGTGAGCGGCAGAAATGAAAAGGGCGCGGATACCGTCTTTGGTGGTCTATATCTAAGCGGGTTGTAA
- a CDS encoding threonine ammonia-lyase translates to MLNVSMLHVLQAKKRIEHEIVQTPLIMSNSLSQHVGTEVWLKLENLQKTGSFKLRGALNKISSLSETELRHGVITASAGNHAQGVAYAASLTGVSALIVVPKTAPETKRAGIQRYGAELVIYGDNYDEAEAHAFRLAEETGRTFVHAFEDNEIIAGQGTVALEALLEQPDFDAIVVPAGGGGLICGIAVAAKALNPAIEVIGIQTHASPPWYYSFKERRLADVTYSDSLADGLHGGISQGNLDLALRIVDQFVLVEEEQVAHAMYWMAKEHHYMVEGSGAVGIAALLHGHLPQLKGKKVLNIVSGSNVDATKLGIIISSYT, encoded by the coding sequence ATGTTGAATGTTTCTATGTTACACGTACTGCAAGCCAAAAAGCGCATCGAACACGAAATCGTACAAACACCTTTGATCATGTCGAACAGCTTGTCACAGCACGTCGGTACTGAAGTGTGGCTCAAGCTGGAGAATTTGCAAAAAACGGGGTCCTTTAAGCTGCGGGGGGCTCTGAACAAAATTTCTTCCTTGTCAGAGACGGAGCTGAGACACGGAGTCATAACTGCTTCAGCAGGAAATCACGCGCAGGGTGTGGCTTATGCGGCGTCCCTCACTGGTGTATCTGCGCTCATCGTCGTGCCAAAGACGGCACCAGAGACGAAGCGCGCAGGTATCCAACGATATGGCGCGGAGCTGGTCATTTACGGCGACAATTATGATGAAGCAGAGGCTCACGCGTTTCGATTGGCGGAAGAAACGGGACGGACATTTGTTCATGCTTTTGAAGATAACGAGATCATTGCTGGTCAAGGAACTGTTGCACTCGAAGCGCTACTGGAACAGCCTGATTTCGACGCAATCGTTGTTCCAGCAGGGGGTGGTGGACTCATTTGCGGAATTGCAGTAGCCGCCAAAGCTCTCAACCCAGCTATCGAAGTGATCGGTATCCAGACTCACGCTTCACCGCCATGGTACTATTCGTTCAAGGAGCGTAGGCTAGCTGATGTGACTTATAGCGATTCACTCGCTGACGGCTTGCATGGAGGCATCTCCCAAGGGAATCTGGATCTTGCCTTACGCATCGTCGACCAGTTTGTACTCGTCGAAGAAGAACAGGTAGCCCACGCGATGTACTGGATGGCCAAGGAGCATCACTATATGGTGGAAGGCTCCGGTGCTGTAGGGATCGCTGCGCTTTTACATGGTCACTTGCCCCAGCTGAAAGGGAAAAAAGTGCTGAATATCGTCAGCGGTAGTAACGTGGATGCCACCAAGCTAGGGATAATCATCAGTAGCTACACGTAG
- a CDS encoding LysR family transcriptional regulator: MELRTLKTFQVVADQLNLTKAAELLGYTQPTITLQIQTLEKEIGHPLINRVGKKTFLTPAGKMMKEHVDKLFAVVSQMDKAIKLLDGPYGTLVVAAPEYYWTHYLSQLIRSYVHHHPQVKLKLVSCNSADAVNMITCNEADIGIIAGQSGKQEIESTLLEKEELLVVTSREIFEKHDRDYIMENYPFIYKESYNLDGLHSQSITELNYHPAAAIESSSEEAIKIAALNHTGVALISANLIKEELESGELVRLHQLEQRLDTQLIFLKDRSDEMTIRSFAELVIQGWPEAGVRQI; this comes from the coding sequence ATGGAGCTTCGCACGTTAAAAACATTTCAGGTCGTGGCAGACCAACTCAATTTAACCAAAGCTGCCGAACTGCTCGGTTATACACAGCCAACGATCACGCTGCAAATACAGACATTGGAGAAAGAGATCGGGCATCCATTGATTAATCGGGTAGGGAAGAAAACGTTTCTCACGCCCGCAGGTAAAATGATGAAGGAGCATGTCGACAAGCTGTTTGCGGTTGTCTCACAAATGGACAAAGCGATCAAGCTGCTGGACGGGCCTTATGGTACTTTGGTAGTCGCAGCTCCGGAGTACTACTGGACGCACTATCTGTCTCAGCTGATTCGCTCGTACGTTCATCATCATCCGCAGGTCAAGCTGAAGCTGGTTTCCTGCAACAGTGCCGATGCGGTCAACATGATTACGTGCAATGAAGCAGACATTGGCATCATTGCGGGACAAAGCGGCAAACAGGAAATAGAGAGCACACTGCTGGAAAAAGAAGAACTGCTGGTGGTCACATCGAGAGAAATTTTTGAAAAACACGATCGGGACTACATTATGGAGAATTATCCATTTATTTATAAAGAGAGCTACAATCTCGACGGTTTGCACAGTCAATCGATCACGGAACTAAACTATCATCCTGCTGCTGCCATCGAGAGCAGCAGTGAAGAAGCGATCAAAATCGCAGCCTTGAATCATACAGGTGTAGCATTAATCAGCGCCAATTTGATCAAAGAAGAATTGGAGTCCGGCGAGCTTGTCCGGTTGCATCAACTCGAACAACGATTGGATACCCAGCTCATCTTTTTAAAAGACCGCTCGGATGAGATGACGATTCGTTCCTTTGCGGAGCTGGTCATCCAAGGTTGGCCAGAGGCAGGAGTCCGTCAGATTTAG
- a CDS encoding YfcC family protein: MSLPNVSVNTPLNKKPREINVFVLLLLVLIVASIATYVLPAGEYTRTEVNGRNVVVPDTYKGIESSPVSLMGIIGSVHTGMVEASSIIFFVLIIGGTFGILTATGTIEALISTLSRKLANQEKWLIPIMMLFFAMGGALMGMAEETLAYIGIMIPLAIALGFDVITGTAIVLVGASIGFTTAVMNPFTVGIAQSIAELPPFSGMGYRILLFVIMYAVSVYFVYRYAMKVKRDRGYGFFADGKYDTVGSKELKLETKHKIVLGCFLLNFVILAYGVVKFEWFITEIAGLFTILGIIIAFVGRLPAGDAVGAFMKGAAGLISGALIIGVARAIVVILTDGHVIDTILFHASSAIHHLPPALSVVGMYLLQAIIHLIVPSGSGQAALTMPIMAPLADLVGVTRQTAVLSFSMADGIGNIIFPTSGYFMAGLAIAGIPWVRWAKWILPLILTQYAIGLVAVVVAQLIGYGPF, from the coding sequence ATGTCGCTACCTAACGTTTCCGTAAACACACCGCTGAACAAGAAACCGAGGGAAATCAACGTTTTTGTATTGCTCCTTTTGGTGTTGATCGTCGCTTCGATTGCCACATACGTTCTTCCGGCTGGAGAGTATACCCGGACAGAGGTGAATGGGCGAAATGTCGTCGTACCAGACACCTACAAAGGGATTGAATCTTCTCCGGTTAGCTTGATGGGTATCATTGGTTCCGTCCACACAGGGATGGTAGAAGCGTCGTCTATTATTTTCTTTGTCCTTATTATCGGTGGTACGTTTGGTATTTTAACTGCAACAGGTACGATAGAAGCACTCATTTCTACTCTTTCACGAAAGCTAGCGAATCAGGAAAAATGGCTGATACCGATCATGATGCTGTTTTTTGCAATGGGCGGCGCTTTGATGGGGATGGCCGAAGAGACATTGGCCTACATCGGAATCATGATTCCACTCGCGATTGCTCTCGGTTTTGACGTCATCACAGGGACCGCGATTGTACTTGTGGGGGCATCGATTGGATTTACGACTGCGGTCATGAACCCTTTTACAGTAGGGATTGCTCAGAGCATTGCTGAGCTGCCACCGTTTTCGGGTATGGGATATCGCATTCTCTTGTTTGTGATTATGTACGCGGTGTCTGTGTATTTCGTCTACCGGTATGCGATGAAAGTAAAGCGTGATCGGGGCTACGGATTTTTTGCGGACGGAAAATACGATACAGTGGGTTCAAAAGAGTTGAAGCTCGAGACGAAACACAAGATTGTGCTCGGTTGTTTCCTTCTTAACTTTGTGATACTGGCTTACGGAGTCGTCAAATTTGAATGGTTTATCACGGAAATCGCTGGATTATTTACGATTCTGGGCATCATCATTGCCTTTGTGGGGCGGCTCCCTGCCGGTGATGCAGTCGGCGCTTTCATGAAAGGGGCAGCAGGACTGATTTCGGGTGCACTCATCATCGGAGTGGCTCGTGCTATCGTCGTGATTTTGACAGATGGACATGTCATCGATACGATTTTGTTCCATGCATCCTCGGCCATTCACCACTTGCCACCAGCTCTTAGTGTTGTGGGAATGTATTTGCTGCAAGCCATTATCCACTTGATTGTGCCTTCTGGCAGCGGGCAAGCAGCATTAACCATGCCGATTATGGCGCCACTCGCTGATTTGGTGGGAGTGACGCGTCAGACAGCCGTTCTCAGCTTTTCCATGGCAGACGGAATCGGAAATATCATTTTTCCGACTTCCGGGTACTTCATGGCAGGCTTGGCTATCGCCGGAATCCCATGGGTGCGCTGGGCAAAATGGATATTGCCTCTCATTTTGACGCAGTACGCGATCGGACTGGTAGCGGTGGTCGTGGCGCAGCTCATTGGATACGGACCTTTCTAA